The DNA window ACCCAGCCCGCCTCTATGTTCCCGCCACCCTGGCCAACCTGGGCTCGGGGTTTGACGCCTTGGGGGTGGCCCTGGACCTCTACCTGGAGGTGGAGGCCGAACCCGCCCGGGAGGACACCTTCCTCTACCAAGGGGAGGGCCAGGTGGAGGGCAAGGACAACCTGATCCACCAGGGTTACCGGGCAGGGATGAAGGCCTTGGGCCTACGGCCAGAGCCCCTTCTCATCCGGGCCTTCAACCCCATTCCCTTGGCCCGGGGGATGGGAAGTTCCTCCGCCGCCTTGGTGGCGGGGGTGGCCCTGGCGGACCGGCTTTCGGGGGAAAGGCTTGGGCGGGAAGGGGTCTTTCGGGTAGCCGCCAGCCTGGAAGGCCACCCCGACAACGTGGCCCCGGCGGTCTATGGTGGGTTCGTGGCGGCCCTAGCGGATCCTCCCCTGGCCATTCCCTTGCCCAGACCCGAAGGGGTCTTTTTCGTGCTGGCGGTACCCCCCTATGAGGTGCCCACCCCCCTGGCCCGGGCAGCCTTACCGGAGATGGTCCCCTTGGCCGACGCCGTCTACAACCTGGCCCGAAGCGCCCTTTGGCCGGCAGCCCTCTACTCGGGAAGGCTTGAAGCCCTACGGGAAGCCTGCCAAGACCGCCTCCACCAGCCCCACCGGGCCCACCTGATGCCGGGGGTTTTAGAAGCCATAAAAGGGGCCCTAGACGCCGGGGCCCTGGCGGCCTTCGTTGGGGGAGCGGGTCCCACCGTGGCCGCCCTGAGCCATGAGGATAGCCTGGAGGAGGTGGCCAAGGCCTTGGAGGGCTACCGGGGGGAGGGGCGTACCCTAATCTTGGGTATAGGGGAGGGATACTTCTGGAAGGAAACCTGAACGCCATCCCTCTTGTGGAGCTTTTGGAGCTGATCCACGGCCACCGGCGTTCCGGGGTCTTGGAGCTCTCCGTGGGTTACCTGCCCCTTTCCCTGCGCTTCACCGGGGGGGAGGTGGTGGGGGCGGCCATTCTGGACTGGGAAGGCCTCGAGGCCCTCTTCAGCTTCCCCTTGCATCCCCAGGAAGGGGTGTTCCGCTTCCAGATAACCCCACCCACCGGAGACAAACCCCTGATGCCCTTCTCCGCCCTTGTGGGGGAGTGGGCCCGGGTCAACGACGAGTGGGACCGGTTCCGTACCCTGGTGGACTCACCCAGCCGGGTCCTCGAGGCCATCCGCCCAAAGCCCCCCTACGAGGTCTTCCAGGGGGGGAAAAGCGTGCGGGCCGCCGCCAAGGCCTGGGAGGTCCCCCTCCTCATCGCCATGGAGCGGGCCTATATGGGGGTGAGGGAAGGGGACCTTTACCCCCTTCGCCGCTACGCTTGGTATGCCCTGCGCATCAAATACCAGGGGAAAAAGGGCAAGACCCTGGAGGAGTTCGGCCAACTCCAGGCCCTCCTGGACGGCAGCCGCAACCTGGGGGAGGTCATCGCCTCGGGGGTGCCCGTGGGCCTGGTGCGCCGCTACCTGGTGCAGGCCCTGGCCTCGGGGGAACTCAGCCCCCCGGGCCGGGGATGGCTTCTGCGGGACCTCACCTGGGAGATGGAAAAGGAAGAGGAAACCTAGAGAACACTCCTAGGCTCCAAACGAGCCTACCCCCCTGGCCTCGCCAGGGGGCTAGCCCTACTTCTTCTTGCGCGGACGGTACTTACCGTAGGTGCCCCGCCAGATCTTGCCCCTACGGGTGCGACGGTCGCCTTTGCCCATCCTCTTCCTCCTAAGCGCTCACCGCGGAAAGGAACTTCTGCACCTTGCGCATCAGCCGGGACTTCTTCCGGGCAGCCGCGTTCTTGTGCAAGGTAGAGCCCTTAGCCGCCTTATCTATAAGGCTTTGCGCCTGGCGCAGGATCTTCAGGGCTTCCTCCGCCTTGCCCTCCTGCGCCAAGAGAACGGCCTTCTTGCTCAGGGTCTTGATGGCCGACTTCTTGGCCTTGTTGCGAAGCCGGCGCTTCAAAGACTGCCGGTGCCGCTTCAGAGCGGAAAGGTTCTTCTTGGGCTTCTTCTGCGCCATCGTTCTCCCCTCGTGCCCCTTAGGGGCAGACCAGGCCTAAGTGTAGCATACCCCGCCTCAAGGGGCAAACTTGGTGGCCACCCAGTCGTAGCGCACCTGGCCCTTGGCCCTCTGAAGCCTAATGCGGAGGAGATACTCCCCTGGACCCACGGGGAAGCGCACCTCTTCCTGGAAGCTACCCCGGTATACCTTCTCCCCCACCGGCCGGCCTTCCTTGAGGAGGGACACGGAGAGCTCCCCTTCTCGCAAGCTTCCCGCCACCTTGACCTTCACCGCATCGTGCAGGCCGGTTACCCGAAGGGGATACCGGGCCTCGCCCGTGTAGTTCCAGTAGAAAACCGGCAGGAAGGGGGGGTAGCCCACCGCCAGGCCGTACCGCTCCGCATACCAGTAAAGGCCTAGAGCTAATACGGCCAAAAAGAGCAGGGTCCGCATTGCCTTCAGTATACTTGGGCTCATGGCAGGCGCCGACACCAAGCCCTCTCCGGAAGAGGCCCTGGCCCTCCTCAAGCGGGGAGCCGAGGAGATCATCCCCGAGGAGGAGCTCCTCCTGAAGCTGAAGGAAGGCCGCCCCTTGGTGGTGAAGCTGGGGGCCGACCCCACCCGGCCTGACCTGCACCTGGGGCATGCGGTGGTCCTAAGGAAGATGCGCCAGTTCCAGGAACTGGGGCACAAGGTGGTGCTCATCATCGGGGACTTCACGGGTATGATCGGGGATCCTTCGGGCCGGAGCAAAACCCGGCCCCCCCTTACCCTCGAGGAAACCCGGGAAAACGCCAAGACCTACGTGGAGCAGGCGGGGAAGATCCTCAGGCAGGAACCCCACCTCTTTGAGCTCCGTTACAACTCCGAGTGGCTGGAAGGCCTCACCTTCAAGGAGGTGGTGCGCCTCACCTCCCTCATGACCGTGGCCCAGATGCTGGAAAGGGAGGACTTCAAGAAGCGCTACGAGGAGGGCATTCCCATCTCCCTGCACGAGTTCCTCTACCCCTTCGCCCAGGCCTACGACTCCGTGGCCATCCGCGCCGACGTGGAGATGGGGGGCACGGACCAACGCTTCAACCTCCTGGTGGGCCGGGAGGTGCAACGGGCCTACGGCCAGCCCCCCCAGGTGGCCTTCCTCATGCCCCTCCTTTTGGGCTTGGACGGGCGGGAGAAGATGAGCAAGAGCCTGGACAACTACATCGGGGTTTCCGAGCCCCCCGAGGTGATGTTCAAAAAGCTGATGTGGGTGCCCGATGCCCTCCTGGAGGGCTACTTCCGCCTCCTCACCGACCTAAA is part of the Thermus caldifontis genome and encodes:
- the tyrS gene encoding tyrosine--tRNA ligase; translation: MAGADTKPSPEEALALLKRGAEEIIPEEELLLKLKEGRPLVVKLGADPTRPDLHLGHAVVLRKMRQFQELGHKVVLIIGDFTGMIGDPSGRSKTRPPLTLEETRENAKTYVEQAGKILRQEPHLFELRYNSEWLEGLTFKEVVRLTSLMTVAQMLEREDFKKRYEEGIPISLHEFLYPFAQAYDSVAIRADVEMGGTDQRFNLLVGREVQRAYGQPPQVAFLMPLLLGLDGREKMSKSLDNYIGVSEPPEVMFKKLMWVPDALLEGYFRLLTDLKEAEVQTLLQAGPVPAHRVLARLLTAAYALPTIPARIDRAFYESLGYAWEALGKDKGVGPEAVRQAEERYDQVAKGAIPENLPEVAIPASELKEGRIWVARLFTLAGLTPSNAEARRLIQNRGLRLDGELIEDVALEVDLSRPRVLQRGKDRFVRVRLAD
- a CDS encoding 30S ribosomal protein THX; translation: MGKGDRRTRRGKIWRGTYGKYRPRKKK
- a CDS encoding DUF4388 domain-containing protein, whose amino-acid sequence is MEGNLNAIPLVELLELIHGHRRSGVLELSVGYLPLSLRFTGGEVVGAAILDWEGLEALFSFPLHPQEGVFRFQITPPTGDKPLMPFSALVGEWARVNDEWDRFRTLVDSPSRVLEAIRPKPPYEVFQGGKSVRAAAKAWEVPLLIAMERAYMGVREGDLYPLRRYAWYALRIKYQGKKGKTLEEFGQLQALLDGSRNLGEVIASGVPVGLVRRYLVQALASGELSPPGRGWLLRDLTWEMEKEEET
- the thrB gene encoding homoserine kinase, which produces MDHPARLYVPATLANLGSGFDALGVALDLYLEVEAEPAREDTFLYQGEGQVEGKDNLIHQGYRAGMKALGLRPEPLLIRAFNPIPLARGMGSSSAALVAGVALADRLSGERLGREGVFRVAASLEGHPDNVAPAVYGGFVAALADPPLAIPLPRPEGVFFVLAVPPYEVPTPLARAALPEMVPLADAVYNLARSALWPAALYSGRLEALREACQDRLHQPHRAHLMPGVLEAIKGALDAGALAAFVGGAGPTVAALSHEDSLEEVAKALEGYRGEGRTLILGIGEGYFWKET
- the rpsT gene encoding 30S ribosomal protein S20, whose protein sequence is MAQKKPKKNLSALKRHRQSLKRRLRNKAKKSAIKTLSKKAVLLAQEGKAEEALKILRQAQSLIDKAAKGSTLHKNAAARKKSRLMRKVQKFLSAVSA